A genomic stretch from Natronomonas gomsonensis includes:
- a CDS encoding prephenate dehydrogenase, which translates to MQLLVVGAGEMGRWFARHSGADAVAFADRDPEVAREAADETADATTVPLDTDERFEVVCVAVPMTAVPDVISEYASKATEAVVDVSGEMRDSVAALSTHADGRERASFHPLFSASNAPGNLPVVVDSGGPTVDAIRESLSAAGNRVFETTPEEHDRAMETVQAKAHTAVLAYALAAEEVDPRFQTNLSEPLDELVDRIAGNTPEVYAEIQERFEGGDSVAEAARALSEADRESFLDLYEEAGR; encoded by the coding sequence ATGCAACTGCTCGTCGTCGGCGCGGGAGAGATGGGCCGGTGGTTCGCCCGTCACAGCGGCGCCGACGCCGTCGCCTTCGCCGACCGCGACCCCGAGGTGGCCCGAGAGGCTGCCGACGAGACGGCCGACGCCACGACAGTCCCGCTGGACACCGACGAGCGATTCGAGGTCGTCTGTGTCGCCGTTCCGATGACCGCTGTTCCCGACGTTATCTCCGAATACGCCTCAAAAGCGACCGAGGCAGTCGTCGACGTATCCGGGGAGATGCGCGATTCGGTGGCGGCGCTGTCGACACACGCCGACGGCCGCGAGCGGGCGAGTTTTCACCCGCTGTTTTCGGCGTCGAACGCCCCCGGAAACCTCCCGGTCGTCGTCGATTCGGGCGGGCCGACGGTCGATGCCATCCGCGAATCGCTCTCGGCGGCCGGCAACAGGGTCTTCGAGACGACGCCCGAAGAACACGACCGAGCGATGGAGACGGTGCAGGCGAAAGCGCACACGGCGGTGTTAGCCTACGCGTTGGCCGCCGAGGAGGTCGACCCGCGGTTCCAGACCAACCTCTCGGAACCGCTCGATGAGTTGGTCGACAGAATCGCCGGCAACACGCCCGAGGTGTACGCCGAGATTCAGGAGCGCTTCGAGGGTGGCGACTCCGTCGCCGAGGCCGCACGCGCGCTCTCCGAGGCCGACCGCGAGTCGTTTCTGGACCTCTATGAGGAGGCGGGACGATGA
- a CDS encoding small ribosomal subunit Rsm22 family protein → MTDTDAILDNARYLRNVRPIDPEEIYEYVDGQPHPAVVRETLREHAFELGVREREDGTFVPVEDGTITPAFDGVERFPEAYARRLEDLLVDRYGPGWPKGDSGAGLRERIDRLKEAYFADEAVTYDEDTALAYAIYHLPDYYAAIQYVLDEVGRAGLLGRRLRVLEVGAGTGGPALGIHDYLPEGTLVEYDAVEPSAAADILEAMLEETRPGFATMVHRERAESFAPDGEYDLVVFANVLSELDDPVSVAKRYLEFLTDDGTLVALSPAEERTATRLRNIERGLLTRREDATVYAPTVRLWPEESPEDRGWTFARQSDLEPPAFQSRLDRAAVDGNDDGLAAGDGTYLNTDVQYAYLLVRTDGKRAIEYTPDPDEVAKMAEMESHVTDRIDLDALKLSPNLAEEGNPLFKISDGSEAVDHYAVLTRESALNESLLRAPYGTLLHFENVLVLWNDDEEAYNLVVDAETVVDRLS, encoded by the coding sequence ATGACCGACACCGACGCCATCCTCGACAACGCCCGGTATCTCCGGAACGTCCGACCCATCGACCCCGAGGAGATTTACGAGTACGTCGACGGCCAACCGCACCCGGCGGTCGTCCGCGAGACGCTGCGCGAACACGCCTTCGAGTTGGGGGTTCGCGAGCGCGAAGACGGCACGTTCGTCCCGGTCGAAGACGGCACGATAACCCCGGCGTTCGACGGCGTCGAGCGGTTCCCCGAGGCCTACGCCCGCCGCCTCGAAGACCTCCTCGTCGATCGATACGGCCCCGGTTGGCCGAAGGGTGACAGCGGCGCCGGCCTCCGGGAGCGCATCGACCGCCTGAAGGAGGCGTACTTCGCCGACGAGGCGGTCACCTACGACGAGGACACCGCCCTCGCCTACGCCATCTACCACCTGCCGGATTACTACGCGGCGATACAGTACGTCCTCGACGAGGTGGGTCGAGCAGGGCTGCTCGGTCGCCGTCTCCGGGTACTGGAGGTCGGCGCCGGCACGGGCGGGCCGGCGCTCGGCATCCATGACTACCTTCCCGAGGGGACCCTCGTCGAGTACGACGCCGTCGAACCGAGCGCTGCCGCGGACATCCTCGAAGCGATGCTCGAGGAGACGCGCCCGGGCTTTGCGACGATGGTCCACCGCGAACGCGCCGAATCGTTCGCCCCCGACGGCGAGTACGACCTCGTCGTCTTCGCCAACGTTCTCTCGGAGTTGGACGACCCCGTCTCGGTCGCCAAGCGATATCTGGAGTTCCTCACCGACGACGGAACGCTGGTGGCGCTGTCGCCCGCAGAGGAGCGAACGGCGACTCGGTTGCGGAACATCGAGCGTGGCCTTCTGACTCGCCGCGAGGACGCGACCGTGTACGCGCCGACGGTTCGACTCTGGCCCGAGGAGTCCCCGGAGGACCGCGGGTGGACGTTCGCCCGTCAGTCGGACCTCGAACCGCCGGCGTTCCAGAGCCGACTCGACCGGGCCGCAGTCGACGGGAACGACGACGGCCTCGCCGCCGGCGACGGGACGTATCTGAATACGGACGTTCAGTACGCCTATCTCCTGGTTCGGACCGACGGGAAACGGGCCATCGAATACACGCCGGACCCCGACGAGGTGGCGAAGATGGCCGAGATGGAGTCCCACGTCACCGACCGAATCGACCTCGACGCGCTGAAACTGTCGCCGAACCTCGCCGAGGAGGGCAATCCGCTGTTCAAAATCAGCGACGGTTCGGAGGCCGTCGACCACTACGCCGTCCTCACGCGGGAATCGGCGCTCAACGAATCCCTCCTCCGTGCGCCGTACGGCACGCTGCTTCACTTCGAGAACGTCCTCGTCCTGTGGAACGACGACGAGGAGGCGTACAATCTCGTCGTCGACGCCGAGACGGTCGTCGACCGGCTTAGCTGA
- the surE gene encoding 5'/3'-nucleotidase SurE, whose amino-acid sequence MDILLTNDDGIDAVGIRALYDALESVGDVTVMAPKVDQSAVGRQLSQNVELTEHELGYAVQGTPTDCVVAALGAMDFDPDIVVSGCNRGANLGEYVLGRSGTVSAAVEAAFFGVPAIAASVYFPAGDITFQEFTPQPEHFSEATRAVRYLIEHAFGAGVFDDADYLNVNAPLPPEEGHADMEITHPSHVYEMDAENERGTVTIRDRIWEMMAEGSVPDPQGSDRRAVVEGRVSVSPLTAPHTTTRHEALDGLAEAYDG is encoded by the coding sequence ATGGATATTCTGCTGACGAACGACGACGGCATCGACGCCGTCGGCATCCGGGCGCTGTACGACGCCTTGGAGTCGGTGGGCGACGTGACGGTGATGGCACCGAAGGTCGACCAGAGCGCGGTCGGGCGACAGCTCTCGCAAAACGTCGAACTGACCGAGCACGAACTCGGCTACGCCGTCCAGGGAACGCCGACGGACTGCGTCGTCGCCGCCCTCGGCGCGATGGATTTCGACCCCGACATCGTCGTCTCCGGCTGTAACCGCGGGGCGAACCTCGGAGAGTACGTCCTCGGCCGCTCGGGAACCGTCTCGGCAGCCGTCGAAGCCGCCTTCTTCGGCGTCCCGGCCATCGCCGCATCCGTGTACTTCCCGGCCGGTGACATCACGTTTCAGGAGTTCACCCCCCAACCGGAGCACTTCTCGGAGGCAACACGCGCGGTCCGGTACCTCATCGAACACGCCTTCGGTGCGGGCGTCTTCGACGACGCCGACTATCTGAACGTCAACGCGCCGCTGCCGCCCGAGGAGGGCCACGCCGACATGGAAATCACCCACCCCTCACACGTCTACGAGATGGACGCCGAAAACGAGCGCGGGACGGTGACGATTCGCGACCGCATCTGGGAGATGATGGCCGAGGGGTCCGTCCCCGACCCGCAGGGCAGCGACCGACGCGCGGTCGTCGAGGGCCGCGTCAGCGTCTCGCCGCTGACGGCACCGCACACGACCACCCGCCACGAGGCCCTCGACGGACTGGCGGAAGCCTACGACGGGTGA
- a CDS encoding DUF4382 domain-containing protein — translation MNRRRFLTATAGAGTALVAGCTGNGGSESPSGNGGNGGSAMGTFRLLISDQPADIGDFESLDVTLSKARVFRAADDEEDDDDDGTETPEGTETAEPTETEEPTETEEGTETEETDTEDEDDEDDDEEDDEDGEGGFTELDLEGETVDLTEVVGDKAISVLEGELEAGTYTKIELHASDVVGIVDGEEVDVKLPSEKLQITKTFEVEEGGEVSFVFDINVVKRGPNNGYILKPVISESGVAGADVEVEEVDDDDDEDGEEDEDDEDDGTETAEPTETPEATDSPESDGNESA, via the coding sequence ATGAACCGACGACGATTCCTGACCGCCACGGCGGGCGCGGGAACAGCTCTCGTCGCTGGCTGTACGGGCAACGGCGGCTCCGAAAGTCCCAGTGGGAACGGCGGGAACGGTGGGTCCGCGATGGGGACGTTCCGACTGCTCATCAGCGACCAACCGGCCGACATCGGGGACTTCGAGTCGCTGGATGTCACCCTCTCGAAAGCACGAGTGTTCCGCGCTGCCGACGACGAGGAAGACGACGATGACGACGGAACGGAAACTCCCGAGGGAACCGAAACCGCCGAGCCGACCGAGACGGAGGAGCCGACTGAAACAGAGGAGGGGACCGAGACGGAGGAGACGGACACCGAAGACGAGGACGACGAAGACGATGACGAGGAGGACGACGAAGACGGTGAGGGCGGCTTCACCGAACTCGACCTCGAGGGCGAAACGGTCGACCTGACCGAGGTCGTCGGCGACAAGGCGATTTCCGTGCTGGAGGGCGAACTCGAAGCCGGCACCTACACGAAAATCGAGCTCCACGCCTCCGACGTGGTCGGCATCGTCGACGGCGAAGAAGTCGACGTGAAACTCCCCAGCGAGAAACTGCAAATTACCAAGACGTTCGAAGTCGAGGAGGGCGGGGAGGTGAGCTTCGTCTTCGACATCAACGTCGTCAAGCGAGGCCCCAACAACGGCTACATCCTCAAACCGGTCATCTCCGAGAGTGGGGTCGCCGGTGCGGATGTCGAAGTCGAGGAAGTCGACGACGATGACGACGAGGATGGGGAAGAGGACGAAGACGACGAAGACGACGGGACCGAAACCGCCGAACCGACCGAAACGCCGGAAGCAACCGACTCGCCCGAATCGGACGGCAACGAATCGGCGTAA
- a CDS encoding substrate-binding domain-containing protein encodes MPIQRRRFITALGTGAVAGLAGCAQLGGSENDDAPGVAGETLTLTTTTSTDDTGLLDELNAPFEEMYGVTVDTVAQGTGAALQTARDGDSDVVMVHARSLEDEFMRDGIGVNRRDLMFNDFVIVGPESDPAGIEGMGSATEAFATIAESESTFVSRGDNSGTHTKELIIWEEAGVDPAGDWYRETGQGMGQVLNIANEQSGYTLSDRGTYLSQRSEIDLTILVQGPIEDGPEILANPYGVIAVNPAVHDNVNYDLAMAYIGFITSPEGQDIIDSYEANGEQLFFPRALSEDPDFQQYVPEGWSSDSAEN; translated from the coding sequence ATGCCGATACAACGCCGTCGATTCATCACGGCACTCGGGACAGGTGCGGTTGCCGGACTGGCTGGCTGTGCACAATTGGGCGGCAGCGAAAACGACGACGCCCCCGGCGTCGCCGGGGAAACACTGACCCTCACGACGACGACGAGCACCGACGACACCGGACTGCTCGACGAGTTGAACGCCCCATTCGAGGAGATGTACGGCGTCACCGTCGACACCGTTGCACAGGGGACGGGTGCGGCGCTACAGACCGCCCGCGACGGCGACTCGGACGTGGTGATGGTCCACGCCCGGTCGCTGGAAGACGAGTTCATGCGCGACGGCATCGGTGTGAACCGCCGCGATTTGATGTTCAACGACTTCGTCATCGTCGGGCCGGAGAGCGACCCAGCGGGCATCGAGGGGATGGGTTCGGCGACGGAGGCGTTTGCGACCATCGCCGAATCGGAGTCCACGTTCGTCTCCCGCGGCGACAACTCGGGGACGCACACCAAGGAACTCATCATCTGGGAGGAAGCCGGCGTCGACCCCGCCGGCGACTGGTATCGCGAGACCGGACAGGGGATGGGGCAGGTGCTCAACATCGCCAACGAGCAGAGTGGGTACACGCTGTCGGACCGCGGGACGTACCTCTCCCAGCGGTCGGAAATCGACCTCACGATTCTCGTCCAGGGACCCATCGAGGACGGCCCGGAAATCCTCGCGAACCCCTACGGCGTCATCGCGGTCAACCCCGCCGTCCACGACAACGTCAACTACGACCTGGCGATGGCATACATCGGGTTCATCACCAGTCCCGAGGGACAGGATATCATCGACAGCTACGAGGCCAACGGCGAACAGTTGTTCTTCCCGCGGGCGCTGTCCGAGGACCCCGACTTCCAACAGTACGTTCCGGAAGGTTGGAGTAGCGACTCCGCAGAGAACTGA
- a CDS encoding ABC transporter permease has translation MTTGLASLTLLAEFPFESVYVRSIIYVSLYVSVIAVALSTLVSVPIALVVGFTDLPGKRFIKSVINTGMGFPSVVVGLLVLFAVSNQGPLGPLELVFTKEAMIMSQFVLATPAITAVSLAAVTSVEENVRDAARSLGGTRLDVALVVIKEARYGIATAILAGFGRAISEVGSVLIVGGNIAGSEGVSKTRTLTTAIQLEARQGRYETAMVLGGVLVAIVLLVNAIVVRLGDDKVMG, from the coding sequence GTGACCACCGGGCTGGCCTCACTCACGCTGTTGGCCGAGTTCCCCTTCGAGTCGGTGTACGTCCGCAGTATCATCTACGTCTCGCTGTACGTCAGCGTCATCGCCGTGGCGTTGAGTACGCTAGTGAGCGTCCCGATTGCGCTCGTGGTCGGCTTCACCGACCTCCCCGGAAAGCGGTTCATCAAGTCGGTCATCAACACCGGGATGGGGTTTCCGAGCGTCGTCGTCGGGTTGCTCGTGTTGTTCGCCGTCTCCAATCAGGGACCGCTCGGACCGCTCGAACTCGTCTTTACGAAGGAAGCGATGATTATGTCGCAGTTCGTGTTGGCGACACCCGCCATAACAGCGGTCAGTCTCGCCGCCGTCACGAGCGTCGAAGAGAACGTCCGCGACGCTGCCCGCAGTCTCGGCGGGACGCGACTCGACGTGGCGCTCGTCGTCATCAAGGAGGCCCGATACGGCATCGCGACGGCGATACTGGCCGGGTTCGGACGGGCGATTAGCGAGGTCGGGTCGGTCCTCATCGTCGGCGGCAACATCGCGGGGTCGGAGGGCGTCTCGAAGACGCGGACGCTGACGACCGCAATCCAACTGGAGGCCAGACAGGGCCGCTACGAGACGGCGATGGTCCTCGGCGGCGTCCTCGTCGCCATCGTTCTCTTGGTGAACGCCATCGTCGTCCGACTCGGCGACGACAAGGTGATGGGCTGA
- a CDS encoding ABC transporter ATP-binding protein: MLRADSVSLAYGDETVVDDLTLSVDSGEVVAVIGPSGVGKTTLLRLLSLSLEPDSGRVTFDDTDVWAVDEDERLALRRRVGMVFQEASLFDASVARNVEYGLRIRRQWRERFREQLRSVVRLNGTADAVEDALEVVGMTEKIDQDARSLSGGEAQRVSFARALAYDPDVLLLDEPTSDLDPRNTAVIESAIETARNSGIGVVVATHDMNQAERIADRVAVLLDSDLTEVGPAKAVFESPEDERTRKFISGELVY; encoded by the coding sequence ATGTTGCGAGCCGACTCAGTGTCGTTGGCCTACGGCGACGAAACCGTCGTCGACGACCTCACGCTGTCGGTGGATTCCGGCGAGGTGGTTGCTGTCATCGGCCCCTCCGGAGTCGGGAAGACGACGCTGCTACGGTTGTTGTCGCTGTCTCTGGAACCCGATTCCGGCCGCGTGACCTTCGACGACACCGACGTGTGGGCCGTCGACGAGGACGAACGGCTTGCCCTCCGCCGACGGGTCGGGATGGTGTTTCAAGAAGCCAGCCTCTTCGACGCCTCCGTCGCCCGGAACGTCGAGTACGGCCTCCGAATCCGGCGACAGTGGCGCGAACGGTTTCGGGAGCAACTGCGGTCCGTGGTCCGGTTGAACGGCACCGCTGACGCGGTCGAAGACGCCTTGGAAGTCGTGGGGATGACAGAGAAAATCGACCAGGATGCCCGGTCGCTTTCGGGCGGCGAGGCCCAGCGCGTCTCCTTCGCACGGGCGCTCGCGTACGACCCCGACGTGCTCCTGTTGGACGAACCGACTTCGGACCTCGACCCCCGCAACACGGCGGTCATCGAATCGGCCATCGAGACGGCACGAAACAGCGGCATCGGGGTCGTCGTCGCGACACACGACATGAACCAAGCCGAACGTATCGCCGACCGCGTCGCCGTCCTTCTCGATTCTGACTTGACCGAGGTCGGCCCGGCAAAGGCGGTGTTCGAGAGTCCCGAAGACGAACGCACCCGGAAGTTTATTTCCGGGGAACTGGTGTACTGA
- a CDS encoding TOBE domain-containing protein, whose amino-acid sequence MTLEKGFEPRLAREGVTVTGRDIGMLRTIDEQGSMSGAADALGRSYPHLQRRVDEIEGAFGPLTTRVRGGSDGGGTALTDDARDLIRQFDRLRVELSGVTSVTESIVPGTVLDRDGELATVETDAGAVTARVPEGSREVEIAIRSDAVVLMDPETANKGHTSLRNQLSGAVSRIETADAVSTVTVTVAEGVDIEAVVTEESRERLGLREGRDVVAAFKTTAARAIATDS is encoded by the coding sequence ATGACGCTCGAAAAGGGATTCGAGCCACGACTCGCACGCGAGGGCGTGACCGTCACCGGCCGGGACATCGGGATGTTGCGGACGATAGACGAACAGGGGTCGATGTCCGGCGCGGCCGACGCCCTCGGCCGGTCATATCCTCACCTCCAGCGCCGCGTCGACGAAATCGAGGGCGCCTTCGGCCCGCTGACTACCAGAGTTCGCGGCGGGAGCGACGGCGGGGGTACCGCCCTCACCGACGACGCACGAGACCTCATCCGGCAGTTCGACCGCCTCCGGGTCGAACTGTCGGGCGTCACCTCGGTTACCGAGTCCATCGTGCCGGGAACCGTCCTCGACCGCGACGGCGAGTTGGCGACCGTCGAAACCGACGCCGGAGCCGTGACCGCCCGCGTTCCCGAGGGCTCCCGGGAGGTGGAGATAGCCATCCGTTCCGACGCCGTCGTTCTCATGGACCCCGAGACGGCCAATAAGGGTCATACCAGTCTTCGAAACCAACTCTCCGGGGCGGTTTCCCGAATCGAAACCGCAGACGCAGTCTCGACGGTGACGGTGACCGTCGCCGAGGGCGTCGACATCGAGGCAGTCGTGACCGAGGAGAGCAGGGAGCGACTCGGATTGCGGGAGGGTAGAGATGTCGTCGCGGCGTTCAAGACGACCGCCGCCCGGGCGATTGCGACCGATTCCTGA
- a CDS encoding CopG family ribbon-helix-helix protein: MRTSFNIPDETLAEFDRVWQAEGIENRSRAVREAMSEYIESHARLEDTGGEVVALLGFDYRHHEVIGELHAIQHEYQDVILNTSHTHQGEWCLESLFCRGTSERVRQLTYRLRDFDGVRRVKTMIIRDEA, translated from the coding sequence GTGCGAACGAGTTTCAACATCCCCGACGAGACCCTCGCGGAGTTCGACCGCGTCTGGCAGGCGGAAGGCATCGAGAACCGCTCGCGTGCCGTCCGGGAGGCGATGTCCGAGTACATCGAGTCCCACGCTCGCCTGGAAGACACCGGCGGCGAGGTCGTCGCACTATTGGGGTTCGACTACCGCCACCACGAGGTCATCGGCGAGCTCCACGCGATTCAACACGAGTATCAAGACGTCATCCTGAACACAAGTCACACCCACCAAGGCGAGTGGTGTCTGGAGTCGCTGTTCTGTCGGGGTACGTCGGAACGCGTTCGGCAGTTGACCTACCGTCTCCGGGACTTCGATGGCGTTCGGCGGGTGAAAACGATGATAATCCGTGACGAGGCGTAA
- a CDS encoding carbonic anhydrase — translation MHSTLVALLEHNATHASEYDTEFDDLQDGQHPEAVTVCCSDSRVLQDQMWGNDDPGYLFTCGNIGNRVIDRAEGEEFVSGDVLYPIAHTGTDLAVVVGHTGCGAVTATYDALTDGVSEPPGIERCLDLLKPRLEDGVEALPDDIDRSDAINRLVECNVDRQVQFLRESDDVPEGVSAVGAVYDFQDVYGGKRGEVHVINVDGERSVETLREEHPEIAGRIDRLWEY, via the coding sequence ATGCACTCGACGCTCGTGGCGCTGTTGGAACACAACGCGACACACGCCTCGGAGTACGACACCGAATTCGACGACCTCCAGGACGGGCAACACCCCGAGGCGGTCACCGTCTGCTGTTCGGATTCCCGGGTCCTGCAGGACCAGATGTGGGGCAACGACGACCCCGGCTACCTCTTTACCTGTGGCAACATCGGGAACCGTGTCATCGACCGCGCCGAGGGCGAGGAGTTCGTTTCGGGTGACGTACTCTACCCCATCGCACACACCGGAACGGACCTCGCCGTCGTCGTCGGTCACACCGGTTGTGGCGCCGTCACGGCGACCTACGACGCACTCACCGATGGCGTCTCCGAACCGCCGGGTATCGAGCGCTGTCTCGACCTTCTGAAGCCGCGTCTCGAAGACGGCGTCGAGGCGCTGCCCGACGACATCGACCGGTCCGACGCTATCAACCGCCTCGTCGAGTGCAACGTCGACCGGCAAGTGCAGTTCCTGCGTGAGAGCGACGACGTTCCCGAGGGCGTCAGCGCCGTCGGTGCCGTCTATGACTTCCAAGACGTATACGGTGGCAAGCGCGGCGAGGTCCACGTCATCAACGTCGACGGCGAGCGCAGCGTCGAGACGCTCAGGGAGGAACACCCCGAGATAGCGGGGCGCATCGACCGACTCTGGGAGTACTGA
- a CDS encoding type II toxin-antitoxin system PemK/MazF family toxin, with the protein MNDDTEIRRGDVVVVRLDPAEGREMKKTRPAVIVQNDIGNRNSSTTIVAPATGTHQGYPFEVLVEADGSPFDKDSSVRLDQIRVVSVEKRIHSVLGSLSEPTMAEVDEALKLSLGLD; encoded by the coding sequence ATGAACGATGATACAGAGATTCGGCGTGGCGATGTCGTAGTTGTTCGTCTCGACCCTGCTGAGGGCCGCGAGATGAAAAAGACTCGACCTGCGGTGATTGTGCAAAACGATATTGGAAATCGCAACTCCAGCACGACTATCGTAGCTCCGGCAACCGGTACCCATCAAGGCTATCCGTTCGAGGTGTTGGTCGAAGCGGATGGGTCACCGTTCGACAAGGACTCCTCAGTTCGTCTGGATCAGATTCGCGTCGTCTCTGTCGAAAAACGGATTCACTCGGTTCTCGGGAGTCTGAGCGAGCCGACCATGGCCGAGGTGGACGAAGCTCTAAAACTGAGCCTCGGGCTGGATTGA
- a CDS encoding ribbon-helix-helix domain-containing protein: MSGATTENDGEDEIVTVNFKVTQSFLDEIDGTWQGRGFNSRSEFIRYTLRDAIEFPTFDRDELVALLEAEEDIRKGRTMSAEEAREQFGTDGDE; the protein is encoded by the coding sequence ATGTCTGGAGCAACCACTGAAAACGACGGAGAGGACGAAATCGTCACGGTGAATTTCAAAGTCACCCAGTCGTTTCTCGACGAGATAGACGGGACGTGGCAGGGACGCGGCTTCAACAGTCGGAGCGAGTTCATCCGGTATACACTGCGTGACGCAATCGAGTTCCCGACGTTCGACCGCGACGAACTCGTTGCCCTCCTCGAAGCCGAAGAGGATATCCGCAAGGGGCGAACCATGAGCGCCGAGGAGGCACGGGAGCAGTTCGGCACGGACGGCGATGAGTGA
- a CDS encoding chorismate mutase: MADNDTTDGSDDEVNDEAAARTGGDPAEMDLDELREEIQTIDREIVELIAQRTYVAESIAAVKREQGLPTTDESQEQAVMDRAGDNAQRFGVDDNLVKAIFRLLIELNKVEQRESR; this comes from the coding sequence ATGGCTGACAACGACACAACTGACGGGAGCGACGACGAAGTGAACGACGAGGCCGCCGCTCGAACGGGCGGCGACCCCGCCGAAATGGACCTCGACGAACTCCGCGAGGAGATACAGACCATCGACCGCGAAATCGTCGAACTCATCGCCCAACGGACCTACGTCGCCGAGAGCATCGCCGCTGTGAAGCGCGAACAGGGACTGCCGACGACCGACGAGTCCCAAGAACAGGCCGTCATGGACCGCGCCGGCGACAACGCCCAGCGATTCGGCGTTGACGACAACCTCGTGAAAGCGATTTTCCGGCTGCTCATCGAGTTGAACAAGGTTGAGCAACGTGAGTCTCGGTAA